In one window of Oryza sativa Japonica Group chromosome 9, ASM3414082v1 DNA:
- the LOC4347315 gene encoding zinc-finger homeodomain protein 1, with the protein MDFDDHDDGDEEMPPMPVSSSYETPPQHGLAGGGMAPKPPGEIGSRVKGPSCGGGRYRECLKNHAVGIGGHAVDGCGEFMAAGEEGTIDALRCAACNCHRNFHRKESESLAGEGSPFSPAAVVPYGATPHHQFSPYYRTPAGYLHHHQHHMAAAAAAAAAAAGGYPQRPLALPSTSHSGRDDGDDLSGMVGPMSAVGPLSGMSLGAGPSGSGSGKKRFRTKFTQEQKDKMLAFAERVGWRIQKHDEAAVQQFCDEVGVKRHVLKVWMHNNKHTLGKKLP; encoded by the coding sequence atgGACTTCGATGAccatgacgacggcgacgaggagatgCCGCCGATGCCGGTGAGCTCGAGCTACGAGACTCCGCCGCAGCATGGCCTTGCCGGCGGTGGGATGGCGCCCAAGCCTCCTGGTGAGATTGGCAGCCGTGTGAAGGGCCCCAGCTGCGGTGGCGGCAGGTACCGCGAGTGCCTCAAGAACCACGCGGTTGGCATCGGCGGCCACGCCGTGGACGGCTGCGGCGAGTtcatggcggccggcgaggagggcaCCATCGACGCGCTCCGCTGCGCCGCGTGCAACTGCCACCGCAACTTCCACCGGAAGGAGTCCGAGTCGCTTGCCGGCGAGGGCTCGCCCTTctccccggccgccgtcgtcccctacGGCGCCACGCCGCACCACCAGTTCTCCCCGTACTACCGCACCCCTGCCGGttacctccaccaccaccagcaccacatggccgcggcagccgcggccgccgccgccgcagccggcggcTACCCGCAGCGGCCCCTCGCGCTCCCGTCCACCTCCCACAGCggccgcgacgacggcgacgacctgtCCGGGATGGTGGGGCCCATGTCGGCGGTGGGGCCGCTCAGCGGCATGTCCCTCGGCGCCGGCCcgtccggctccggctccggcaagAAGCGGTTCCGCACCAAGTTCACCCAGGAGCAGAAGGACAAGATGCTGGCGTTCGCCGAGCGCGTCGGGTGGCGCATCCAGAAGCACGACGAGGCCGCCGTGCAGCAGTTCTGTGACGAGGTCGGCGTCAAGCGCCACGTGCTCAAGGTGTGGATGCACAACAACAAGCACACCCTGGGCAAGAAGCTGCCATGA